A genomic segment from Thermococcus sp. encodes:
- a CDS encoding ferritin family protein, which translates to MDDVVDRLARLPPKEVLGYAIASEEDARNFYKNLTPKCGELLGRFFDDLATAEEGHKKILLKLHERLFGDRNYVVPKGIPLAETAVRVETVANLIEAMQVALVNEKTAERIYGHLKKRLPEHEQIFGFLAAQEKAHYAAIRSHSEYLEDVTQGQPEYINAPVEFFGNQLEVLLSRHKGV; encoded by the coding sequence ATGGATGATGTTGTTGATAGATTGGCAAGGCTTCCCCCAAAGGAGGTTCTTGGCTATGCCATAGCCTCGGAGGAGGATGCAAGGAACTTCTACAAGAATCTGACCCCCAAATGTGGGGAGCTCCTTGGAAGGTTCTTCGACGACCTAGCCACGGCGGAGGAAGGACACAAGAAGATCCTTCTCAAGCTCCACGAGAGGCTTTTTGGTGACAGAAACTACGTCGTTCCAAAGGGCATACCGCTCGCGGAGACGGCGGTGAGGGTTGAGACCGTTGCGAACCTTATAGAGGCCATGCAGGTCGCCCTTGTTAATGAAAAAACTGCGGAGAGAATATACGGCCACCTCAAGAAGCGGCTCCCGGAGCACGAGCAGATATTTGGTTTCCTGGCAGCGCAGGAGAAGGCCCACTATGCCGCCATAAGGAGTCACTCGGAATACCTGGAGGACGTGACCCAGGGACAGCCTGAATACATAAACGCACCGGTGGAGTTCTTCGGGAACCAGCTTGAGGTTCTCCTGAGCCGTCATAAAGGTGTGTGA
- a CDS encoding ferritin: MLSERMLKALNEQVTKELFSAYFYLGIAAYFKDKGFDGFANWMEAQAEEELGHAIRIYDYVFERGGKVELGRIEMPKQDFASPLKAFEAVYLHEVGVTESIYKLVDIAEGEKDRATYQFLQWFIEEQVEEEATAKAIVDKLKIIGDNPQGLFMLDRELGQRQARLRSLLVQSGQ; this comes from the coding sequence ATGTTGAGTGAAAGGATGCTTAAGGCCCTAAACGAGCAGGTGACGAAGGAACTCTTCTCCGCCTACTTCTATCTTGGTATAGCCGCGTACTTCAAGGACAAGGGCTTCGATGGCTTTGCGAACTGGATGGAGGCTCAGGCCGAGGAGGAGCTCGGCCACGCCATAAGGATATACGACTACGTTTTTGAACGGGGTGGAAAGGTCGAGCTTGGAAGAATTGAGATGCCCAAGCAAGACTTCGCCAGTCCATTGAAGGCCTTTGAGGCGGTTTACCTCCACGAGGTCGGCGTTACAGAGTCGATATATAAGCTAGTGGACATAGCCGAGGGAGAGAAAGACCGCGCCACCTACCAGTTCCTCCAGTGGTTCATCGAGGAGCAGGTGGAGGAAGAGGCAACGGCCAAGGCGATAGTGGACAAGCTGAAGATTATCGGCGACAACCCTCAGGGCCTTTTCATGCTCGACAGGGAGCTTGGCCAGAGGCAGGCGAGGCTCAGGAGCCTGTTAGTCCAGTCAGGGCAATGA